From the Microplitis mediator isolate UGA2020A chromosome 6, iyMicMedi2.1, whole genome shotgun sequence genome, one window contains:
- the LOC130669556 gene encoding vitellogenin-like: MIVSEPKPQKKSCFGRMFPCCVKKPKENSSRKSSHSKSPHSSRKSSRISISSQLISPEVCGSNRKLSAAEIRSISRHSGSLDSKNSLPKKRPSRDRISERKLSKDRGSSASSNKHSSKRHSRLSGEQRLSSVNDAENSLHSSVSEKTSTIPLADDPGNDLKSPRPSLEKQLNSSAKLSDASVKSSSKQSRKASRETGKQPQSSRRKSSDARKDSKSDSKNSRNSDSSQQSTSSRKKGWSLLRTLGAKTISDDNQQASVEIEGASAAGETGDPKSSEDAKTDRRHPRLSTSSRRSGSSRPSKDIMDQTTVRLSDLSSIERHSDIMDQTTLPLSDPGKKELRSSSRTSADLGQPSTSKLEDKRKSKDSSCSTRCSDSRKKSSDSGTSKKCQRQSIRIEFCTHQKHRRQTEGSLDHPRASIVSQLAVKMTDSLKMFREGPPVSPKKCHCSPAKIPTTDTPSSSAASEIDPNKQKTIKICECEDNPKNISRSKHALCGCTNKRCHEKRQL, translated from the exons A tGATAGTAAGTGAACcaaagccacaaaaaaaatcatgcttCGGTCGTATGTTTCCGTGCTGCgtaaaaaaaccaaaagaaAATTCTTCCCGAAAATCTTCTCACTCAAAATCACCTCACAGTTCAAGAAAATCTTCACGAATCAGCATTTCCAGTCAGCTGATATCCCCAGAAGTTTGCGGTAGCAACAGAAAACTATCCGCTGCCGAAATAAGAAGCATATCTCGACACTCTGGTTCCCTTGACTCAAAAAATTCCTTACCCAAGAAAAGACCATCGCGAGACAGAATTTCTGAGCGTAAATTGAGCAAAGACCGAGGATCAAGCGCCTCTTCAAACAAACATTCCAGTAAACGGCACTCGAGATTGTCCGGAGAACAAAGACTTAGTTCCGTAAATGATGCAGAAAATTCCTTGCACTCGAGTGTGTCCGAGAAAACTAGTACCATTCCCCTCGCTGATGACCCAGGAAATGATCTCAAGTCTCCACGGCCGTCTCTCGAGAAGCAACTTAATTCATCCGCAAAATTATCAGATGCCAGTGTCAAGTCATCATCAAAGCAATCTCGCAAAGCGTCCCGCGAAACAGGTAAACAGCCGCAGTCTTCAAGAAGAAAATCTTCCGACGCTCGGAAAGACTCAAAGTCGGATTCAAAGAACTCCAGGAATTCAGATTCTAGCCAACAATCAACAAGTTCTCGCAAAAAAGGCTGGAGTTTATTGCGTACCCTGGGAGCTAAGACCATTTCCGATGATAATCAGCAAGCCAGCGTCGAAATCGAAGGCGCTTCGGCTGCTGGGGAAACTGGTGACCCCAAAAGTTCAGAAGATGCCAAAACTGACAGGAGACACCCAAGACTATCGACTTCTTCAAGACGATCTGGGTCTTCACGACCGTCTAAGGACATCATGGACCAAACTACTGTGCGGCTCAGTGATTTATCAAGCATTGAAAGGCACTCGGACATCATGGACCAGACGACTCTGCCCCTCAGTGACCCAGGAAAGAAGGAACTCAGGTCCAGTTCCAGGACCTCCGCGGACTTGGGCCAGCCCTCGACTTCCAAGCTGGAGGACAAACGAAAATCAAAGGACAGCTCGTGCTCAACCAGGTGCTCCGACTCGAGGAAAAAATCCAGCGACTCGGGAACCAGCAAAAAGTGCCAGCGTCAGAG CATTAGGATCGAATTCTGCACGCATCAGAAGCACCGTCGCCAAACGGAAGGATCCTTGGATCACCCGCGGGCCTCAATTGTCTCGCAGTTGGCAGTCAAAATGACCGACAGCTTAAAAATGTTCCGTGAAGGCCCTCCCGTGTCGCCGAAAAAGTGTCACTGCTCACCTGCCAAAATACCAACAACAGATACCCCAAGCTCATCAGCCGCTTCCGAAATTGACCCAAATAAACAGAAAACCATTAAAATATGTGAATGCGAGGATAAtcctaaaaatatttctaggTCAAAACACGCCCTCTGCGGATGTACAAACAAACGCTGCCATGAAAAACGACAGCTCTAA